CACCAACCTACCCCATAGGTTTGCTCTATCTACTCAGAGCAGAGATGTCTCTCACAAAAAACACTAGGAAGTttcataattttcaaattatGGTGTCCCAGGTCACTCCCTCCCTCATAAGCATGACTGCCTATGCAGTTAAAAGGAATATGAAATCCAACAGGAAGAGTTCAAATCTCatcaaagctttttatttttaccaaccCCAATCCCAAGACTCTCTGGTGTATAGTGCCACAGTGGTCTCCAAGACACACTTCCCTCACCTTTTTCTTCAAGTTGTTTTCCAATCCGACTGACAAGCTTCGACTCAATTCTTGGGCTAAACCATCTAACCCTTCATGAGGCGGGGAGGTGGAGGGTAAATACAGCTGGGCTCGGGCCGTGGCCTCCGCCTGCCGGCTGAGGCGCAAAGAAGCATAGAGCTGGGAGGTCACTTCAGACGACACTTGGCTGAGCCCAGGGGGTTCTGATGAATCACTCAGGAGATCCTCCGCCCCGAGGGGTGAACTGGGACTGTCAGCTGACGTTGCCATGAATACAGGGAAGAGACAACCGGAGACAGCAAAGAGCTGGGAGTTTCTGCTTTAGCAAAGTCCAGGAGGAAAAGTTCACGGAGAAAGAtttgggagaagggaggaagacTCCACGCCAAGGATCCTTGGTGAATCAAGGGTATCGAGGCTTTCTGGTTAGAGGAAAGGTTTCCACCAGTTCCAGGGGCCATGGGAGTGGGCAAAAGCATCCCTTTCCCCAGCTCCTGGGAACAGTGTTAAGAGGGTGCAGCGCACAGGGGGTGCGGACAGAAGACCTACTGTGGGACAACAGCACCGCTGAAGCTCCTCTTCCCAACTACGAGTGCTGGAAGCTGCAGATCAACTCCGGCACAGGCTATCCCCGGTCAACTGAGCTCTTAAGTTCTCACACCCAAAACGTCCCAACGGAAACGGACCCAAATCCACTAGGagcccaatttctttttttttttttttttttttttttttttttttttttgagacggagtctcgctctgtctcccaggctggagtgcagtggcgccatctccgctcactgcaagctaggAGCCCAATTTCTGTCCGCCTGCCCTACTAGTCCCTCAATTGGCTCCAGTCTCAAGAGAGGGAGGAACCTCACGCTCCCCCACCCCTTCACCCGTTCTGTCCAGGGTCAGCTCCCTGTACTTTCCCTTCGATCCCTCCTGGCAAGAAAGCCATAGCGAGCTTCCTTGCTCCCTAGAATCTCTCCCTCCCGACCACTCCAAAAGAAACcttgtagccgggcgcggtggctcacgcctgtaatcccagcactttgggaggccgaggcgggtggatcacgaggtcaggagatcgagaccacggtgaaaccccgtctctactaaaaaaatacaaaaaattagccgggcgtagtggcgggtgcctgtagtcccagctactcgggaggctgaggcaggagaatggcgtgaacccgggaggcggagcttgcagtgagccgagatcgcgccactgcactccagcctgggcgacagcgagactccgtctcaaaaaaaaaaaaaaaagaaagaaaccttgtGAACCCTCAGTCACGCCCTAAGTCGTCCCTAAAAAGCACGCCGCCCTCAAGCCTAGCCCGAGATCCTCTGCCCCGACGACCACCTGGTTCCGTCTACTCTCCACCCTTCCAGTCCTCAGCCCCCAATTTGCCGAAGTGGGGGGCAAGCGACTGGCCTCCTCCCCTGAGATCCCCCTCTCACGCCTACCTCTACGCTCAAAACCGTTGGCAGTCTCCCGCCCACTGTCCACGGCTCCGCCTCTCTCGCCTCAATGACGTCACCCGCCCGCGAGACCGCGCTCGCAGACACATCACTTCTGTATTCCCGAGCGCCTGGCCGCGCGTGCGCGGCTCCAGTGGCCACAGATTGGCTGAGGGAGGGAGGCGGAGTCTGACGAGCTGCATTGGAACGGAGTTAAAGCCCCGCCGCGGCCGGGTGAGAACCCCCCTAAGGGGCGGAGCTCCGTGGAAACCGGAAGTAAGTCTTGACGGGCACTCGGAGCAGTTCCGGTGAGTCCAGGGGTGGGGTCCCCACCTGGTTGGAAGGCTGTGGGTCCGGGAACCCGAGCCCACGGAGTGGGGGCGGTCCCGGAGCGAGGCTCACACTCCCTGCCCTGCAGATGACTGTCCACAACCTGTACCTGTTTGACCGGAATGGAGTGTGTCTGCACTACAGCGAATGGCACCGCAAGAAGCAAGCAGGGATTCCCAAGGAGGAGGTGACGAGAGGGCCCTGTGCAGCCCAGGCGACCTCTCATCTCCAAACACCTATAGTCCCCCAACCCAGCCCCTCCTCTCCAAACCCCAGCTCGTTCCCATCCCCCACCCCGTCTCCCGCATCAACCGAGAGCTAACTCTGCCCCTCTCCCTCCAGGAGTATAAGCTGATGTACGGAATGCTGTTCTCTATCCGCTCGTTTGTCAGCAAGATGTCCCCGCTAGACATGTACGCCGAGTCAGAAAAGATGTGGGGAGGAGGGCTAGCAATTTGGGAATTTGGGGATGGGGGACATTTTCTGAAGTGGAAGGAGCATTGGCCTCCAGAGGGGGAAAGGGTACTTAAGAGAGGCTGAGTCCAGAGCGAGAGTGCTGGAGCtggcaggagtgggggtggggagggtctGAAAGTAGAGAGGTTGGTGGGGGCTAAATTGAGGGGTGACGATGGGCGATGTCTTTACTCAACCAGGCTTCTACAAAGGATATGTTTAGATAAAGAGGGAGTCGACCTTTGAGGGGATCAAAAGTATCTCTTTGGGAGAGATTCTGCTCCCATTCTTTAACACCCTCCTCATCTCTGCAGGAAGGATGGCTTCCTGGCCTTCCAAACTAGCCGTTACAAACTCCATTACTACGAGACGCCCACTGGGATCAAAGTTGTCATGAATACTGACTTGGGCGTGGGATCCATCCGAGATGTGCTGCACCACATCTACAGTGCGGTCAGTGCCAGCTCCGGGGACTCATCCCCTAGAGCTCTTCAGATCCCCAGGACTCCCTCATCTCCCCTGCCCTAATCCTACTATATGTTTGCTGAACTCAAGAGTTTTCTCAGGGGCCCTTAGGTTCTTAACTCCCACCACCACTTTCTCCTCAGAGAGGGCTTGCCTTCCAGCCCTTGTTCCTTGTGCGTTCACACACCCCTGAGGTTATACGAGGTTTGGGGCTAAAAACCAGAAGTATCCAAAGCCTGGCTCTAACATCTTCCCTTTCCATAGCTGTATGTGGAGCTGGTGGTGAAGAATCCCCTGTGCCCGCTGGGCCAAACTGTGCAAAGTGAGCTTTTTCGCTCCCGACTGGACTCCTATGTTCGCTCTCTGCCCTTCTTCTCTGCCCGGGCTGGCTGAAGCAACCTACCTCAAGTCTCAAGAGAATTCATGTCTGCCTGGGGCCCTTCCGAACCTGTGCCAACTAAGGGCCCCCACTGTAAGCCCCCGCACCCCCACCCTCTGCCCAGAGCAACAGCCTAAAGGCCTGCCCTGATGCTCTCCTCCTACCAGAATGAAGCCCACAGAGTCCCTCCACCTCCACACCAGGCCCTCTCTCCAGTTTTATCCCCTGCCTAATGCTGCGAGAAGCACAGAATAAACTTTTTGTCACTCTCCTGCCTGAGCGTGTTGGTTTGAGGGCCCTCTCAGTCCTGCCCCATGCATGAAGGCGGAAAGTAGGGCAGCCACACCCCCTTGAGGGCCACGAAGTGGCTTTGCGGATGGGTTTCTCAACCGTGGGAATATCGATGCTTTGAGCTGGATAATTCTTTATTGTGGGGACCGTCCTGTGCTTTGTAGgattttagcagcatccctggccaccACCCACTAGATGCTGATAGCACAGGCGTGAAATCAAAAATATCTCCAAACCTTGCCAAAAGTTCCCTGGGAGACACAGTCTCTCCCGATTGAGAATCACTGGGCCGGGGGAAGCCTGACAGCCCTTGGGTCCCAGAGGGTGCAGGAGCTATCCTCCCCGATTCCGCTCAGAAAATATTCAAGGTGCAGAGCCTTCGGCAGGCGGGGCTTATGCTGATGAGCGGCAGGTTTGATGGGGAGGAGGGCGGCTCTATGCAGATGAGGAGGCGGTGCCTGCATGCTGATGAGCTGGGCCCGCTGCCGAAGCTGCTGGGAGCCCAGCCGGTCCCGCAGCGGTTCGCGCTGAAGTGGCATCTCTCTCCCGCCCCGCTTCCCCCTGGGTCCTTATCCTCCAAGACCTTTACCTCATCCTCGACCTTTACCCTCATCCATTTCCCCCTCCTACTCCTTGCACCTGTGTCCCCTGTAACTAAATATCTCCACTCTTGGCGCCCCCCGCGTTTCTTCCCTCCCGCCGCAAACCTCGCGACCTCCAGCAGCCCGCCCCCGTGGGCCCGATCCTGCCCGGCGGCTCCCGCCGCAGCCTCCTCAGCCTTCCCGCTCTGCCGGGGTTCGCCCCACTACGCCCCCGGTCGTCCGCCCTCGGGCTTCCCTGCTCCCCCCTCCCGTCCCCTCGgagccccctcccccgccccggcCAGCTGGCATGCAGGTGTCTATCGCGTGTACCGAGCAGAACCTTCGCAGCCGGAGCAGTGAGGACCGTCTCTGTGGACCCCGGCCGGGCCCCGGGGGCGGTAATGGCGGGCCGGCCGGCGGGGGGCACGGGAATCCTCCGGGGGGTGGAGGGTCTGGCCCCAAGGCCCGAGCTGCACTGGTTCCCCGACCCCCAGCGCCCGCTGGGGCCCTCCGAGAGAGCACCGGCCGAGGCACTGGCATGAAATACAGGTATGGGGGTGGCTGGGCAGCGCACTCCTTCCGCTTTCCTTTCGGGACCCCTGAGGCTTCTTGAGATGGCCGCCAAGACCCCTTCAAACTTCACTAAGTAGGTCCCCCTTCTTCCCATCTCTTCTTCCTGTCTCTGGCACTCCCTCACTTTGTCCCTCTCTTGGTTTCTGTCGATACCCCTGACTACGAGAGAATCAAGTTTACCAAGGTTGACTGGGTCCTGTCAGACCCAGGGGATGCCCCTGAGCTTCCCTCCTTACCCCTGGGAAGGTCAGAGATGCACGGATCTCCACGCTACACGGATCTCCAGGCTATGCCTCCTCCAGTGGAATGTCCTTGGGTCCGTGTCCTGGGGAGTGGAGGGAGGGAATCGGCTTCTCACTCTGGCCTGCTCGGGGTGCCTGACCCAGATACTGCCCCTGCCTGCCCCAAAGGCTAGGTCTCCTGCGACCTTTCTTGGGCGCAAGGGGAGTGGGACCTGTGGGAAGGATGGACCACATTTTTCATCTCCATGCTGAGGGACAGGGTCTGGGTAGACTGAAATGTAACTGACTTTATCTCAGAGGACTGCCAGACCAGAGGCTCAGAACTTGAAGCAGGGGGTAGAGGAGGGGCTCCTGCTTGGGAGTGAGCTGAGGTCACTGATCTGACCTGCTTTTTCACCTGAGGAATCTGATCTCCTCTATATGGTGGCCCTGATTGGAAAGCTGAGCTGACACCTGGGTTGGGggctttgggaggatgagggggCTCACTGGTTCAGAGACAGTCTTCACAAGTCAATAGGAACAGAGGGAGTGGAGAGGGAGAACTAGGCTTTTCTGTCttactctccccctccccccaggtCCTCAATCTGCCTTTCCTCCAGGCCCATCTGCCTAGCCTAGCCAGGGACCCCTGCCTGTCTGAATGCCTGAACTTGACTTGGTTTACCTCTTCCAACCTGGCATCTACCATTTGGCACAGCACTCTGTCTGAGGGCCTGGTCTCACAAACTCACCACAATCAAACAAAATTCCTCCCAGCCCCTCACTGCACATAACCCACAGATGACTCAAAACAGACAAGACCCCAGAAGAAGGACAAACCAGACTGCACGTCTTCAACGTGATAAGACAGAATGGAGACTCTGGACAGTGGTTCCAGAGGAGCAGTCACATATGGTTCACTTGTCCTTTTGAGAAAATTCCTAGGACCTCTGCTCTGGAGATAGCACTTGCCCAATCTTATAGGCCCACTGGGTCTAGTTTCTTTGGACTGAGACACCTGAGGGCTTCTCAGTCTGGAAGGAGAGGAGCTGGGGGCTGATAGTCTAAGTCCATAATGGAGGCTCCACCCCTTCCCGCTGCTTCTGTATCTTGCAGGAACCTAGGGAAGTCTGGTCTTCGGGTATCCTGTCTTGGCCTAGGTGAGTCAGAATAGGGATTAAGGAAAGGGGGGCATTCTTTCATGGTCTGTCCCCTGCAGTGCTCATGTGCCTGGTTTCTCTCTTGCAGGTACCTGGGTCACATTTGGTTCTCAGATCTCAGATGAGGTATAAGTTATCGGACCTAGAATCAgggtggtgggggtgagggaACCTGAAAAAAGGGAAGTGAACCTGGATAGGGGTTTGGACAACAAGCACAGGGAATGAGGggtctgaggctggaggatggggagaggggagagactaGAGAACCCAGGGCTGAGATGTGATGGGTTAGAGTACAGTGAGAGAGGTAACAGAGAAGCAGTAGTTGATCTTTACCTCTTTCACCTCCCTAGACAGCAGAGGATGTGCTGACTGTAGCCTATGAGCATGGTGTAAACCTGTTTGACACCGCCGAAGTGTACGCAGCAGGAAAGTAAGGACTGGGGTGAAAGAGCTAAGCTccatttggaaggctgagaggaCCCCAGGGATTATCTTCCCATGTTCCCTCTAAAGAACCCTGGGACTTCTGAGAACGTGAAGTTCCAACCTTTTGGCAGAGGGACCCAAAAGCATTGTAGGAGCTACAGTCCCAACATTAGTCCCTCTCTGGCTTAGAAGTCAGTGGGCATACTGTGCAGTTACATTAAATAAAGCCAACAAATATATCTGAGGCATTAGTTATGTGCAACTACATGAGGATTACAAAGATGAATTTTCAAACACATCATGCCGTATCACACATTGATGGATTCACACTAGGAGCAGGGAAAACCTAGGATGACCTACCCTGCCTCTTCCCCATCTAGCAAACACTTCTGCTCATCTTCAAGACTTGACCCAAGTGTCCGCTCCTTCAAGAACTTTGCCCAACTCCCCAGAGTTGGTCACCCCTCCTCCACCATGAGCTCCTAAAGCACTGTGGACTGCCTTCTGACACGCAATTCGTGGTTTATGCAGCTATATTAGCTGCTCACGTCAGAGGCCTCCTTCCATGGAACTTGTCTTGCTCTTCCCCAAGTACCCACACAGAGCCTAGCACAGAGCATGTGCTGCTTCTGGGAAGAATCAACATGTCTGCAAAAGTGCACACAGTCTAAGTGGTTAAAGGAACAAAAAAGGGCAATAGGAAAGATTAAACAACGGTAAAATATTTCAGTAGCAGTACACCATGACAACTTAAGACTTGTCACAAGTGAGCTCATAATTTTATGCTAAATTATGTAGCCAATTCTATGGAAGCTGACAAGAAGGCTGGACCATAGATTGTGGCACTCAGAGAACACATTATGGGTGAGGCAGAATTTGGGCTGAGCTTTGGAGGACGGGTGGGATTTTGCAGAGGCTCAAAGAAGCGGGAGGGCAACCCAGATAGTTGAAGCCAGACAATGCAGTGTCCTTCCTGGCTCCGCCATAGTTGGCCCCTCTCACCTCatcctattttatctttttggcACCCACAGCAGGGCTTGGTACATAGCTAATGCAcaacagatatttgttgaatacgTGATGAAAACTATACAACTACACCCATAGTTTCAACAGACCTCTTATTTTGTCCAGGATGGGGCTATGAGCTGAAATGGACTCCTGGTTTATATCCTACTTTGCAAGAGAGGAAaaggtggggaggagaggaaggaattgATCGGCCTGGGAGGGATCAGTGGCTCTGCCTTATGTTTCTTTTAGGGCTGAAAGAACCCTAGGCAACATCCTCAAGAGCAAAGGTTGGAGGTGAGACTGTTTTGGGGGGTTGCTGGGGACGTGATCACCCAAAAACCCTTTTCTTATTACTTCTCCCATTTCTGTTCTTCCAGGAGATCAAGCTATGTCATCACTACCAAGATTTTTTGGGGAGGACAGTAAGTGGCTGCCCCACTGTGATTGTGGAGAAGGCCTACAAAGAATGTGTGAAGGtgtatggggtgggggtggggacagctATCCTGCACCAGGTCCACACCGTGCCTGTGAAGTCTCATGCAATCCCATTTCCTTATGGCTCCAAGCCAGCCCTGGTCCCCTATCTTTGTCACATCTCATCTTTGACTTACCTTTTCCTACAGGGCAGAAACTGAGCGAGGTTTAAGCCGAAAGCACATCATTGAGGGTGAGAGTTAGGGGCTGGGAACCCAAAGTGAGGGGATATGGAAGCCAGAGGAGTAGGGAACATTCTCTGAACTTCTGGAGGCTTTGAATAGGGATTTAGGTGGCCATGGCAAGGGGGCAAggtctgaattctttttttttttttttttgagacggagtttcgctcttgttgtccaggctggagtgtaatggctcgatctcggctcactgcaacctcctcctcccgggttcaagggattctcctacctcagagtcttgagcaactgggattacaggcgcatgccaccacgcctggctaattttttgtatttttagtagaaacggggtttcaccacgttagccaggctggtctcaaactcctgacctcaggtgatccgcccacctcggcctcccaaagtgctgggattacaggtgtgagccaccatgcctggtggcctgaatttcttttttttttttttttttgagacggagtcttgctctgtcacccaggctggagtgcagtggcgcaatctcggctcactgcaagctccgcctcccgggttcatgccattctcctgcctcagcctcgccgagtagctgggactacaggcgcccaccaccacgcccggctaattttttgtatttttttagtagagacggggtttcactgtggtctcgatctcctgacctcgtgatccgcccacctcggcctcccaaagtgctgggattacaagcgtgagccaccgcgcccggccctgaatttCTTAGTACACTGAAGCTGAGGTGCTTATCTTCTTTTCCCTACCCCACCTCCAGGCTTGCGAGGATCCCTGGAACGCCTCCAGCTGGGATACGTGGACATTGTCTTTGCCAATCGCTCAGACCCCAACTGTCCTATGGAGGGTAAAAGCAGCACCCCCAAACCTTACAGTCCTTCAAAACTGAGCACTTCctcactgggtgcggtggctcattcctgtaatcccaggacattgggaggccaaggcaggaggatcactcagggcctggagttcgagaacagcctgggcaacatagcaagaccctgtctctacaaaaaatgttttaaaggccgggcgcggtggctcacgcctgtaatcccagctctcagggaggcaagaggcaggaggacagcttgagcccaggagttcgagacctgcctgggcaatatagcgagaccccattctccacaaaaaggaaaaaaaaaaaaagacaaaaaaaagttttaaaattagctggctgtggtggtgtgtgccttgtactcccagctattcaggaggctgaggcagaggatcattcaagcccaggagtttgaggccacagtgagctatgattgcaccactgcactacatcctgagtgacagagcgaggccctgtctcaaaaaatctaaaatacaaaaactgagcACTTCCTCAAACCCTCAGCAGGAAGCCAGCCCCTGCTCAGAAGGCCTCCCAAACTCCACAGTGGAGGCTGAGACTCCAGGATGTGGACAGGAAGGGAGGCAAAGAATAGATATTAACTTTCATGACTCCATAGAGTTGCCCGGGGCCTTGGTGGGGCAGGTGGAGTTCTGCAAATCTGGAGTCTTAGATTCCAGGGGTCTGACAGTAAGGCTTTCCCTCTCCTGTGTACCTAGAGATTGTGCGAGCCATGACCTATGTCATCAACCAGGGCCTGGCCCTATACTGGGGGACATCCCAATGGGGGGCTGCAGAAATCATGGTGAGTGTGTGACCCCACGTTGCCCCTGTCCCACAACTGGTTCCCACTTTTCACGTGGTTACTCCAAAGCCCACTGCCCTGGGGGAGAAGGCAGAGAAGAAAACGCAAGTAGTGCTCTGACCACTTTCttttccccaacccccacccaggAGGCCTACTCCATGGCCAGACAGTTCAATCTGATTCCTCCAGTGTGTGAACAGGCAGAACACCATCTGTTTCAGAGGGAGAAGGTGGAGATGCAGCTGCCAGAGCTCTACCACAAGATTGGTTTGCAGCCCTCATCCGTGCCTTTACCTTAGCCTCATCCATGGCTAGGTCCTTTTCCTGACACCCAGTGTTCTTCCCTTAGGAGTTGGATCAGTCACTTGGTACCCTCTAGCCTGTGGTCTCATTACTAGCAAGTATGATGGGCGAGTCCCAGATACCTGCAGGGCCTCCATCAAGGTGAGATCTGGGGGCTCTCGATGGCAGGACTGGGCTACACGGGCTGCTTTGAGGGGAGTTACGGGGGGCTGCTGTgcgagtgtggtggtggtggtggtgatggcggGGTCTTCTGCTGATTCTTCTTGACCTCCAGGGCTACCAGTGGCTCAAGGACAAAGTGCAGAGTGAAGATGGCAAGAAGCAACAAGCCAAAGTCATGGACCTTCTGCCTGTCGCTCACCAGCTGGGCTGCACCGTGGCCCAGCTTGCTATTGGTGAGACATTGCACCCTGCAGGGGCCCTGTCTCCTCCTGACATGCTCCCAAGCCCATCCTAAAACTGGTTTGTCCCTAAGGAGGACCCTCGTCTTCAGAGACACTTCTGAAATCTATGTGGTCACTGTTCCCCAtcagttctctttttttcctcctctggcCCCAGCGTGGTGTCTCCGCAGTGAGGGTGTCAGCTCTGTCTTGCTGGGGGTGTCGAGTGCGGAGCAGTTGATAGAACACCTAGGCGCGCTACAGGTGAGCCGGAGACTCAGAGGCAGAGCCTATCTGTCCCCCTCCCCAGCAGTCAAAGCCACGCTATCCAACCGAGGATGGCTCCATAAGGCCATCCACCACAAAGTCCTCACTTTGCAGGTCAGAGGTCCCAGGGCCGGAAAGCGAGGCACCGGCACAGCTGCGGCTCTTGTCTTGCCACTTGACCCCACTGTGGTGCTTCCCCGGGTACTGGAACCCCATGCCCTTTCTCAGTGACCCAGCATGGGCTGCCGTCGCCACCATCCCACTCTCCTCCAGGTGCTGAGCCAGCTGACCCCGCAGACGGTGATGGAAATAGACGGGCTCCTGGGAAACAAGCCGCATTCCAAGAAGTAGTCTGTCGCGGGCGCAGGGACCCAACCCGGTATCGCTGCACCCGCCAGACACCCGCTCGCCGCAGCCGCCTCTCCCGCTCCGGATCCCTCCACGCAGCGGCCGGAGCCAGACTAGCCCCGCCCGCCAACGAGTCCCGGCTTCGTAGTGATAC
The sequence above is drawn from the Symphalangus syndactylus isolate Jambi chromosome 20, NHGRI_mSymSyn1-v2.1_pri, whole genome shotgun sequence genome and encodes:
- the KCNAB3 gene encoding voltage-gated potassium channel subunit beta-3 isoform X4; this encodes MQVSIACTEQNLRSRSSEDRLCGPRPGPGGGNGGPAGGGHGNPPGGGGSGPKARAALVPRPPAPAGALRESTGRGTGMKYRNLGKSGLRVSCLGLGTWVTFGSQISDETAEDVLTVAYEHGVNLFDTAEVYAAGKAERTLGNILKSKGWRRSSYVITTKIFWGGQAETERGLSRKHIIEGLRGSLERLQLGYVDIVFANRSDPNCPMEEIVRAMTYVINQGLALYWGTSQWGAAEIMEAYSMARQFNLIPPVCEQAEHHLFQREKVEMQLPELYHKIGVGSVTWYPLACGLITSKYDGRVPDTCRASIKGYQWLKDKVQSEDGKKQQAKVMDLLPVAHQLGCTVAQLAIAWCLRSEGVSSVLLGVSSAEQLIEHLGALQVLSQLTPQTVMEIDGLLGNKPHSKK
- the KCNAB3 gene encoding voltage-gated potassium channel subunit beta-3 isoform X2, with translation MQVSIACTEQNLRSRSSEDRLCGPRPGPGGGNGGPAGGGHGNPPGGGGSGPKARAALVPRPPAPAGALRESTGRGTGMKYRNLGKSGLRVSCLGLGTWVTFGSQISDETAEDVLTVAYEHGVNLFDTAEVYAAGKAERTLGNILKSKGWRRSSYVITTKIFWGGQAETERGLSRKHIIEGLRGSLERLQLGYVDIVFANRSDPNCPMEGKSSTPKPYSPSKLSTSSLGAIVRAMTYVINQGLALYWGTSQWGAAEIMEAYSMARQFNLIPPVCEQAEHHLFQREKVEMQLPELYHKIGVGSVTWYPLACGLITSKYDGRVPDTCRASIKGYQWLKDKVQSEDGKKQQAKVMDLLPVAHQLGCTVAQLAIAWCLRSEGVSSVLLGVSSAEQLIEHLGALQVLSQLTPQTVMEIDGLLGNKPHSKK
- the KCNAB3 gene encoding voltage-gated potassium channel subunit beta-3 isoform X1, translating into MQVSIACTEQNLRSRSSEDRLCGPRPGPGGGNGGPAGGGHGNPPGGGGSGPKARAALVPRPPAPAGALRESTGRGTGMKYRNLGKSGLRVSCLGLGTWVTFGSQISDETAEDVLTVAYEHGVNLFDTAEVYAAGKAERTLGNILKSKGWRRSSYVITTKIFWGGQAETERGLSRKHIIEGLRGSLERLQLGYVDIVFANRSDPNCPMEEIVRAMTYVINQGLALYWGTSQWGAAEIMEAYSMARQFNLIPPVCEQAEHHLFQREKVEMQLPELYHKIGVGSVTWYPLACGLITSKYDGRVPDTCRASIKGYQWLKDKVQSEDGKKQQAKVMDLLPVAHQLGCTVAQLAIGAEPADPADGDGNRRAPGKQAAFQEVVCRGRRDPTRYRCTRQTPARRSRLSRSGSLHAAAGARLAPPANESRLRSDTHEQSHILLQWGRERK
- the KCNAB3 gene encoding voltage-gated potassium channel subunit beta-3 isoform X7 encodes the protein MQVSIACTEQNLRSRSSEDRLCGPRPGPGGGNGGPAGGGHGNPPGGGGSGPKARAALVPRPPAPAGALRESTGRGTGMKYRNLGKSGLRVSCLGLGTWVTFGSQISDETAEDVLTVAYEHGVNLFDTAEVYAAGKAERTLGNILKSKGWRRSSYVITTKIFWGGQAETERGLSRKHIIEEIVRAMTYVINQGLALYWGTSQWGAAEIMEAYSMARQFNLIPPVCEQAEHHLFQREKVEMQLPELYHKIGVGSVTWYPLACGLITSKYDGRVPDTCRASIKGYQWLKDKVQSEDGKKQQAKVMDLLPVAHQLGCTVAQLAIAWCLRSEGVSSVLLGVSSAEQLIEHLGALQVLSQLTPQTVMEIDGLLGNKPHSKK
- the KCNAB3 gene encoding voltage-gated potassium channel subunit beta-3 isoform X3, giving the protein MQVSIACTEQNLRSRSSEDRLCGPRPGPGGGNGGPAGGGHGNPPGGGGSGPKARAALVPRPPAPAGALRESTGRGTGMKYRNLGKSGLRVSCLGLGTWVTFGSQISDETAEDVLTVAYEHGVNLFDTAEVYAAGKAERTLGNILKSKGWRRSSYVITTKIFWGGQAETERGLSRKHIIEEIVRAMTYVINQGLALYWGTSQWGAAEIMEAYSMARQFNLIPPVCEQAEHHLFQREKVEMQLPELYHKIGVGSVTWYPLACGLITSKYDGRVPDTCRASIKGYQWLKDKVQSEDGKKQQAKVMDLLPVAHQLGCTVAQLAIGAEPADPADGDGNRRAPGKQAAFQEVVCRGRRDPTRYRCTRQTPARRSRLSRSGSLHAAAGARLAPPANESRLRSDTHEQSHILLQWGRERK
- the KCNAB3 gene encoding voltage-gated potassium channel subunit beta-3 isoform X9, which produces MQVSIACTEQNLRSRSSEDRLCGPRPGPGGGSGPKARAALVPRPPAPAGALRESTGRGTGMKYRNLGKSGLRVSCLGLGTWVTFGSQISDETAEDVLTVAYEHGVNLFDTAEVYAAGKAERTLGNILKSKGWRRSSYVITTKIFWGGQAETERGLSRKHIIEEIVRAMTYVINQGLALYWGTSQWGAAEIMEAYSMARQFNLIPPVCEQAEHHLFQREKVEMQLPELYHKIGVGSVTWYPLACGLITSKYDGRVPDTCRASIKGYQWLKDKVQSEDGKKQQAKVMDLLPVAHQLGCTVAQLAIAWCLRSEGVSSVLLGVSSAEQLIEHLGALQVLSQLTPQTVMEIDGLLGNKPHSKK
- the KCNAB3 gene encoding voltage-gated potassium channel subunit beta-3 isoform X6, with the translated sequence MQVSIACTEQNLRSRSSEDRLCGPRPGPGGGSGPKARAALVPRPPAPAGALRESTGRGTGMKYRNLGKSGLRVSCLGLGTWVTFGSQISDETAEDVLTVAYEHGVNLFDTAEVYAAGKAERTLGNILKSKGWRRSSYVITTKIFWGGQAETERGLSRKHIIEGLRGSLERLQLGYVDIVFANRSDPNCPMEEIVRAMTYVINQGLALYWGTSQWGAAEIMEAYSMARQFNLIPPVCEQAEHHLFQREKVEMQLPELYHKIGVGSVTWYPLACGLITSKYDGRVPDTCRASIKGYQWLKDKVQSEDGKKQQAKVMDLLPVAHQLGCTVAQLAIAWCLRSEGVSSVLLGVSSAEQLIEHLGALQVLSQLTPQTVMEIDGLLGNKPHSKK
- the KCNAB3 gene encoding voltage-gated potassium channel subunit beta-3 isoform X5: MPLSFPPYPWEGQRCTDLHATRISRLCLLQWNVLGNLGKSGLRVSCLGLGTWVTFGSQISDETAEDVLTVAYEHGVNLFDTAEVYAAGKAERTLGNILKSKGWRRSSYVITTKIFWGGQAETERGLSRKHIIEGLRGSLERLQLGYVDIVFANRSDPNCPMEEIVRAMTYVINQGLALYWGTSQWGAAEIMEAYSMARQFNLIPPVCEQAEHHLFQREKVEMQLPELYHKIGVGSVTWYPLACGLITSKYDGRVPDTCRASIKGYQWLKDKVQSEDGKKQQAKVMDLLPVAHQLGCTVAQLAIGAEPADPADGDGNRRAPGKQAAFQEVVCRGRRDPTRYRCTRQTPARRSRLSRSGSLHAAAGARLAPPANESRLRSDTHEQSHILLQWGRERK